A stretch of DNA from Chitinophagales bacterium:
CCGCTTATCCGGGTTTCTCTTCTCTTGTCATCCGCGCGCCTTCCTCCTGTCATTTCGAGCGCAGCGGGAAATCTCTTTTGCTTCTTGCGGCTTGGTTTGATGAGATTTCTCACCTCACTGCGCGAGGGTTCGAAATGACAAAATCCACTTCGTTCCGGAGAAAGGACAAAGCGAGCAAGCTCTGTTTAGGAGGGCGGGGTGTGTTTCGCCTTTGGGAATAGCACCCCGCCATGGCAGCAATGAACCCTACGGCAAAGGCGGCAAGCCCAGCTCGCTTAGATATTGATTGTGTTTGGCTTTGGCTGCGGCTATTTTTTTCTCCACTTCGGTGAGTTGCCGGTGCACCTGTTGCAGGTCTATTTCGGGTTCGGGCTCGGCGGTGCTCACATAACGTGTGATGTTGAGGTTGTAGTCGTTTTCTTCGATTTCTTCCATGGATACACGCCGCGAAAAGCGATCTTCTTCTTTGCGCTCCCGGTAGGTGTCCACTATCTTGCGTATGTGTTCGGGCAGCAGGGTGTTTTGCCGCTTGCCTTTTTCGTAGAGCTCCGAGGCGTTGATGAAGAGCACATCGTCGAATTTTTTGCATTTCTTCAAGACGATGATGCACACCGGAATGCCGGTCGAATAGAACAGGTTGGCAGGCAAGCCGATGATGGTGTCGATGTGACCGTCCTTAAGCAGCTTGGTGCGTATTTGTTTTTCGGCATTGCCGCGGAACAAAACGCCATGGGGCAGGATGATGGCCATGGTGCCTTCGTCGCTGAGGTAGTGGAAGCCGTGCAGCAGGAAAGCGAAATCGGCGGCCGACT
This window harbors:
- a CDS encoding hypothetical protein (possible pseudo, internal stop codon); protein product: MLGDAYEYLIGQFAAGSGKKAGEFYTPQRVSDILSEIVILDSQDPARGKKNKLESVYDFACGSGSLLLNVRKKVREAGGTIGKIYGQEKNITTYNLARMNMLLHGVKDTEFEIFHGDTLTNDWPLLRDAGPGNKITFDAIVANPPFSLKWDPTEAMGEDPRFKNYGLAPKSAADFAFLLHGFHYLSDEGTMAIILPHGVLFRGNAEKQIRTKLLKDGHIDTIIGLPANLFYSTGIPVCIIVLKKCKKFDDVLFINASELYEKGKRQNTLLPEHIRKIVDTYRERKEEDRFSRRVSMEEIEENDYNLNITRYVSTAEPEPEIDLQQVHRQLTEVEKKIAAAKAKHNQYLSELGLPPLP